The following nucleotide sequence is from Pseudonocardia sp. C8.
CGGCCGGCTCGGCGCGGACCGGGCCAGTTCGGTGACCACGGCGGGCAGTTGGGAGGCCGGGCAGACCAGCCGTCCGACGAGGCCTCCGTAGTGACCGTCGCGGGCGGCGAGGTAGCGCGACACGACCGCGTCGACGCCCGGTGCGACGGTCCGCGGCTGCAGGAGGCTGGTGTCGTCGACCAGCGCGGCCAGCAGCGGACGGATCGGCCACGGGTCGGCGGCGGAACCCGAGGGCACGGTCATCACGCCGAGAGACGCTAACGGTCGGGTCACGGCTCGTGGACAACGGGGCTCCCCCTCTCCGCGCGCACCCGCGCGTGCCAGGGGTGGACAGGGGACGCTCACTCCTGATTAGGTAAGGGTTACCTAATGGAGGTGAGAGTGGGAACCACCCGCACGCGCCGCCCGCCGACGCCCGCCGTCGCCGAGCGCGCCCGCAGCCTGATCACCCGTGGCGGCCGCGCCGCACTCGTCGGAACGGGCGAACCGGAGCCGTGCACGCCGCTGATGCATCACGCGTGGCCGGACGGGACGACCGACCTGTTGCTGCCCGACGACCACGTGGTGCGCCGGCACGCCCGGCTGGCACCCGACGGCCTGCCGGTCATGCTGGAGCTGACCGGGACCACCCCGGTCCCGCTCGCGGAGCCGGTGCGCGAGCTGATGTGGCTGCTCGGGCGGCTGCACGAGCCGGACGACCGGATCGGGCGGGAACGCGCGCTGCGGCTCGCCGAGAAGGCGCCGCACCCGAACCTGCTCGACGCCGGCCGCGGCGCCACCCTGCTGCGGTTGCACCCGTCGTCGGGCGTCTACTCCGACGCCGAGGGCTGCGCGCCGGTCTCCCCCGCCGAGCTGGCGGCCGCCGCCCCGGACCCGTTCTGCACGGTCGAGCAGGCCTGGCTGGAGCATCTGGACCGGGCCCACCCGGACATGCTGTCCGCGCTGCGCCGGCACCTCCCGCCGGCGCTGCGGGACGCCGCCGAGACGGCCGGGCGGATCCGGCCGATCGGCGTCGACCGGTTCGGGATGCGGATACGCGTACCGGTGGCCGGCGGGACCCAGGACGTCCGGCTGGCGTTCTCCGCCGAGGCGGCGACCCCGGCCGAGTTGCAGAAGCGGTTCACCGAGCTGGTCGGCTGCCCGGTCCGGCAGGCGTAGCCCTCAGGAGCCGGCGGCGGGCAGGTGCTCGGCCTGCACCTTCCGGGTGACCTTGCGCTCGGCGACGAACGAGGCGATCGGGATCGTGCCCGCCGCCAGGATCACGACGGCGAACACCGGCTTCCAGCGGCACCGCTCGGCCAGGATGAGCGTGCACACGATGTAGATCATGTACAGGAAGCCGTGCACCATCCCGATCATCGCGACCGGGCGCGGGTCGCCGAAGAGGTACTTGGCCGGCATCGCGTAGAAGGTCAGCAGGAGCAGGCCCACACCGGTGACCCAGGCCGAGATCCGGAAGGCCTTGAGCGCGCTGGCGACGGTCATGAGGTCGTCTCCTCCTGTCGGGCCGCCAGTCGGGCCAGTTCCTCGTTGTAGGCCTGCAGCTGCGGGTCGGTGCTGCGGGGCGGGGTCACGCCGGCCGGGCGGGCGGTGAACGGCGACGGCCGCTCGGGGCCGGTGCCGGAACCGCCGTTCGCGCCGGGTTCACGCGGCTCGCCACCGCGGTCCGCCGCGGATGCGGTGTCTTCGGCTGCGGGTGCGGCGTCGCCGGCCGGACGTGCGGGGCCCTCCGGGACGTCCGGCGGCACGGCCCTGCCGGCGCTCTCCGCGGTCCCGGCCTCCCGGGCGCGCATGGTCGTGATCTCCATGCGCAGGAAGCGCCACCACATCACGCCGAAGAACACCGCGAACAACGGCCACTGCAGGCCGTAGCCGATGTTCAGGGCGGACCCCATCGCCGACCCGGCCCGCCCCCACTGCCAGGCGGCCAGGAATCCGCAGGTGACCATCGCGCCGAGGGTGAGCACGTGCCAGGCCATCCACTTCGGGGACAGCAGCAGCCGCATCACGCGAACCAGGGTACGCACCTCGGCCCGGGCGGCATCCAGGCGAGTCGGCCGGCACGCCCCGCCGGGGACCGGCGTCGACACCGGCGGCACAGAGGTTGGGAGGATCCCCCTCGTGACGACGACCGGTGGCCGACCCACGCTGCGCGGCTGGCTCGCCCCGGACCGGCCGGCCGAGCCCGCGACCGTCACCGACCCCCGGGAACGACGGCTGATCGGCCTGGAGATCGCCGTCGTCCTGACCGTGACGCTCGGGCTGTCCGCGCTCCGCAGCGCGCTGTCGCTGCTGGAGGCGCTGCTCGCGCCCGCGCCCCTGTCCGACCAGCAGGTGGCGCTGAACGCACCGGCGTCCACCGACACCTGGATCGACCTGGCGTTCCAGCTGGTCCGCGCGCTGCAGCTGGCCGGGTGGGGCGCGCTGGCCGCCTACCTGCTGCTGCGCGCCGGGTTCGCGCTGCGCCGGGTGGGGCTGGACCGGCGGCGGCCGGGCCGCGACACCCTGCACGCGGCCGGGCTGGCGGCGCTGATCGGCATCCCCGGGCTCGGGCTGTACCTGCTCGGCCGGGCGGCCGGGATCACCCCGGACGTCGCACCGAGCACCCTCACCGACGCCTGGTGGCGGATCCCGGTGCTGATCGTCTCGGCGGCCGCGAACTCCTGGGCCGAGGAGGTCGTCATGATCGGCTACCTGCTCACCCGGTTCCGGCAGCTGGGCTGGTCGGAGAACCGCTCCGCGCTCGTCGCCGCCCTGCTGCGCGGGTGCTACCACCTCTACCAGGGGGTCGGGGCGTTCGCCGGGAACGTCGTCATGGGTGTGGTGTTCGCCCGCTACTGGCAGCGGTCCAGCCGGCTCTGGCCGCTCGTCGCGGCCCACCTGCTGATCGACGTCGTGGCGTTCGTGGGCTACGCGCTGCTGGTGGACGTGCTGCCGTTCTGACCTGCTCGCGCGCGGGCCGGACGGATGGCGCGGTGGAGGCTCGAATCCGTCCGGGACCACGCTCGTCCGGCCACACCGGACAGCCCGGAAAAGCGCCCCTCACCAGGGGAAAGGTAACCCTCGCCAACTGAGATCGAACTCAAGTCTGGAATGGTTCAAGAAAACGCTGGACGTGGCTACCCTCGATGCCATGACCGACGAGACCAAGTTCCACGCCCTGCTCCGCGACCAGGTCCGGAGCGAGCTCACCGCGAGCCAGCAGTACCTCGCCGTGGCCGTCTGGCTGGACGGCCAGGACCTCCCCCGGCTGGCGGCGCACTTCTACGCCCAGGCCCTCGAGGAGCGCAACCACGCCATGAGCATGGTCCAGTACCAGCTGGACAACGACCTGACGGCCACGATCCCGGCCATCGACGCGGTCCAGAACGAGTTCACCTCCGTCGAGGAGGTCGTGCAGCTCGCGCTGACCCAGGAGAAGCAGGTCACCGAGCAGATCACCACGCTCGCCCGGACCGCCCGCGACGAGGGCGACTACCTCGGCGAGCAGTTCGTGCAGTGGTTCCTCAAGGAGCAGGTCGAGGAGGTCGCCTCGATGTCGACCCTGCTCACCATCGTCCGGCGGGCCGAGGGCAACCTCTTCAACATCGAGGACTTCGTGGCCCGCGAGATGACGTCGGAGGGTGCGGACCCGACCGCGCCCGCGGTCGCCGGCGGCCGCGTCTGAGCGACCCTTCCGTCGGTCCGTCCCGGTGCCACCCTCCACGGGCGGTACCGGGACCGCGGGACCCCTACCGGAGGGTGATCTGCTTTCCGGCGAGCACCTCGCGGGCCCGGTGCTCGGCGTCGGTGAGCGGCGTGTCCGCCAGCCCGGCGAGCACCTCGTCGAGGCGCTTCGCGAACTCCGCGGCGGGGCCCGCCCACTCCGACGAGTGCATCTCCCGGTCCACGTCCCAGACCGGGACGAGCAGCCCGTGCGCCCGGAACGACCCCGCGTAGCGGGACCCCTCCCCCAGCTCCAGCCCACCCTGGTGGGACAGCCGGGCCAGCGCGCCCATCAGGACCGTCTCGTCCTCGGTGCGCACCCAGCGGACGTGCGCCTTCGAGCCCGTGTCCACCCAGTACGCCCCGCGCACGCCCGGTGCGGCGACCGCCTCGGTCGGCATGATCACCGCGTTGGCGCGCTCCAGCATCGCCTGCGCCTCCGGGTCCGGGGTGTCCCCGGGCAGCCACCAGCCGAAGTCGGCGTGCACGGTCGGCTCGAGCGGCGTCTCCGGGTCGAGCACGTCCTGCAGCCGCTCCCCGGTGCGCCGGTCCGGCCCGACGACCGGCAGCGACGAGCCGGGCTCGGCCGACCGGGCCCAGGCCAGCGCGCCGGCCAGGTCGGCGGACAGGTCCCCGGAGCGGGTCTGCACCTGCATCCCGAGCAGGATGTCGCCGTTGTCGCGGACGATCGCCGCGGACGCGCCGGGCAGCACCGACGCCAGGGTCACCGGACCACCCGAGCGGACCGGCAGCGCGGCCGTCGCCGACGGCAGGAACTCCCGCATCGCGACGAGGTCCGGTTCGGCGGCCAGGCCCTCGAACGGGCGGATGACGATGACATCGTCACCGGCCCCGTGGCAGACCTTGTACCGCTTGCCGGATCCGCACGGACACGGCCGGCGGGGGTTGTCGCCCTCGGACCGGGTGGCACGGTTGCGCGTCTTCTTGCCCATCACCGGGCAAGGTAGCGGGTCGTGCCCCTCTTCGATCCGGCAGACCCCGGTTTCCTCGCCGACCCCTATCCCGCCTACGCCGAGCTGCGGGCCGCCGGCCCGGTGCACCACCACCCCGGTCTGGGCCTGCCGGTCGCGGTGACGCACGCGGCCTGCTCGGCGGTGCTGCGCGACCGCGGCCTGGGCCGGATCTGGGCCGACGCCGAGCCGTCGTCCGAGCTCGCGGCGTTCAACCTGCTCCACCACAACTCGCTGCTGGAACGGGAGGGCGAGCCGCACACCCGGCTCCGCCGCCTGGTCGCCTCGGCGTTCGCCCGCGGGCACACCGAGCGGCTCGCCCCGCTGGTCCGCGCCCGGGCCGAGCACCTCGTCGGCGAGCTGGTCCGCCGGGTGCACGACGGCGAGCCGGCGGACCTGGTCGAGCTGGTCGCGGAGCCGCTGCCGGTCGCCGTGATCGCCGACCTGCTCGGGGTGCCGGAGGACCGGCGGGCGCCGCTGCGGGACTGGTCGGACGCGATCGTCCGGATGTACGAGCCCGACCCGGGCGAGGACGGTCGCCGCGCCGCCGAACGGGCCTCCGCGGAGTTCGTGGCGATGCTCCGCGACCTGGTCGCCGAGCGCCGCGCCAGCGGCACCACCGCGATCCCCACGAGCGGGAGCGACCTGGTCGCCGACCTCCTCGCCGTGCGGGAGGCGGCGAGGAGCATCTCGGACGACGAGCTCGTCGGCACGGCGGCGCTCCTGCTCATGGCCGGGCACGAGGCGACGGTGAACGTGATCGGCAACGGGGTGTACGCGCTGCTGGAGCATCCGGATCAGTGGCGACGGCTGCTGGCCGACCCCGGGCTGATCCCCACGGCGGTCGAGGAGTTGATCCGGTTCGACGCGCCGCTGCAGCTGTTCGAGCGGACGGCCATGCGCGACACCACGATCGCCGGACACCCGGTCCCCGCGGGGACCCGGATCGGGGCCCTGCTGGGCGCCGCCGGGCGCGACCCCGCGGCGTTCGGCGCGGACGCCGACCGGCCGGACGTCACCCGGTCCCCCAACCCGCACCTCGGCTTCGGCGCCGGCGTGCACTACTGCCTCGGCGCGCCGCTGGCCCGGCTGGAGATCGCCGAGGTGCTCCGCGCGCTGCTGCTCCGGTTGCCGGACGCCGCCGCCCACGGGACCCCGTCCCGGAGGCCGCGCTTCGTCATGCGTGGCTGGGCGGAACTACGACTCACAAGATAGACCGAACGGACGCATTTCCACTCGACCGGACATCGCATTTCCCAGGGCCGTACGCCCAATTCTGGTGCCGCGTTCCGCCCTCCACCGGAATCGGGTGCGAATCGTCGGGCTGCCGGTACGGCACACCGGGATCCATGGTGGAATCGCGCGGGTGGAATCGTGGTCGGAGGTGCTTCGCGGCGTCCTGGACGCGCCCGGCGTGCGCTACACGTGCCTGGCCGACCCGGCCACCGGCGCGGTCGTCGCCGCCCACGGCCGGGCGGGCCCCGGCGACCCGGCGGGCGCGGTCCCCGACGAGGCCGCCGCCGTGCTCGGCTGGGGCGCGGCCGAGCTCGGGCCGGGTGCGGCCGGCATCGGGTTCCAGGACGGCGTGATCACCACCGGTGCCACCTACCACCTGGTCCGCACCCTGCGCCGGGACGGCACGACAATGCTCGCCTACCTGCAGGTGGATCGCGTCCGCGGCAACCTCGCGCTGGCCCGCCGCGCCCTGCTCGCCCTGCCCACCGATGACCAGGTCCCCGTTCCACACCCGCGCCGGCCTGGGGAGACCCCGGAGCCGGCCGGCCGGTCGGCGGCGGATCGGGCGCCCGCCGTCCCGCTCCCCCGCCGGGAGGCCGGTCCGGGCGGGGCGCCACCGTCCGCCGTCGCCCCGAGCACGAGCCCGTCCGGCGCGACGGGCGAGGTACCGGCCGTCCCGCTGTCCGCACCACCCGGCCAGCCCGGTGGGCGCTGGGCCGACGATCTCCGGACGATGGCCCGGATCCTCGCCGGACTACGCCGGCTGGACGAATACCCCACGGCCGGGAGTTGACGATTCCACGGGCGTGGTTATCGTGGGCGCTCTCCCCGGAAATCCGCGGAGAACCCTTTCCGGCTCCCCACCGGAATGGGCACGAGCGCAGCTCCCCCATTCGGACGAACACGGCGCGCGGTGCGTGCCGCGCGGAGGCAACAATGAACAACATCGATCGTTCGCTGGACATGGCCGCCAACATCAAGGGCGCGTTCGCGGTCGCGGTCGTCGACTTCGACAGCGGCATGACGCTCGGCTCCCGCGGTGGCAGCCCGGAGTTCGACCTCGACGTCGCCGCGCCCGGCAACTCCGAGGTCGTGCGTACCAAGCTCGAGGTCATGCAGAAGCTGGGCCTGCGTGAGTCCATCGAGGACATCCTGATCACGCTCGATTCCCAGTACCACCTGATCCGGATCATCCGGGGCACCGACGAGCAGCTGTTCTTCTACCTCGTGCTCAACCGCGCCCAGGCCAACCTGGCGATGGCCCGCCGCGACCTGCGCGTCATCGAGCAGCAGTTCGCCATGACCTCGCCGCAGGCGGCCCCGCAGGCCGGCCAGGCGTTCTACCCCGCCCAGCAGCGCTGATCGGAGCGGACCGGACCACCACATGGCACGTCACCGGCACGCCGTCTCGGTCCGCACCGACGGTCTCTCCGCGGTGCTCGGTCCGCTGCTCGGCGACGCCAGGATCCGCTCCGCGGCGCTGATCGACGTCGACAGCGGCATGGTGCTCGACGTCTGCGGCCCGGACACCGCGGCGGGCCGCTCCGGGCGGGGCCGGGCCGCCGAGCACGACCACCGTGACGAGGTCCGGGGCGCCGCACACGCCGAGCTGGTCCGGATCGGCCTCGCACTGGCGCCCGGCTGCGGCGGGGTGCTCGGGCTCGTTCTCGAGGCCGGGCCGGACCGGCACCTGCTGCAGACCGTCCCGGACCCGCACGGCGGCGGGCTGGTCCTGTCGGTCGTCGTCCGCGGGTCGGACCGGGCACTGGCGCGGGTCCGCAAGCGGCTCCGCGCGGTGTCCGAGGAGGCGTTGACGGCCGGGCCGTCGACCGCCGTCCGGCCCGGCACGGCCGGCTGGGCGCTGCCCGGACCGGCCGGTCGACAGCCGCCCCGGGAGACGCCGGATCGACCACCCGGCCCGTGGCCGGCCGGACCCGCCACGGGTGCCACGCCACCGCACACCGCCACTCCGCACGGGTGGTCGGCGGGCGGTGGGCCGTCGGTGCCGGCCGCGCTCCCGTCCGGCGGCGTGGATCGGAACACCGAGCGGGACGTCGAGCGGACCGAGCCGCAGGCCGCCGTCACCGGTGTGCCGGCGCCGCCTCCGCAGGACCGGGCGCGTCCGGGCCCGGCGGTGCCGCCGGCGGCGATGCTGCCGGCGCCCCGGGTGCCGCCACCCGCACCAGCAGCTCCCGCGGACCCGGTGGATCCGGCTCCAGCAGAACGGTGATCCAGCGGACGACGCGGATCGTCCGGTACGCGGTGACGGCGGCGAGCACGTCCGCCCAGGCGTGCAGGACCACACCGTCGGCGAGGGCCTGGGTGCCGGTGCGGAACCGCCAGACCAGCGAGAGCGCCGCCAGGAGCACCGAGGCGACCCACAGGCCCCACCAGATCAGCAGCCCGCGCGACGGCGCGGGCCGGCGCTCCGGGGGAAGCTCGAGCGCGGCGTGCTCGGTCTCGGCCAGCAGCGATCCGGGCGCGACCAGGTTCCACCCGGGCACCAGCCAGCCGGCGACGATCCGCCGCCGGCTGCGCCACGGTCGCGTCCCCGACCGGGCCGCCGCGGCCCGGTGGGCCCAGATGCTCCACGAGATCGTCAGCACCCCGGCCGCCACCTGGGCCGCGACCGAGGACCAGCCGCCGAACCAGACCGCCGCGTCCGACCAGCCCACCGCCACCGGCGACAGCGCGTCCGACCGGCTGACCAGCAGCAGGCCGTACCGCCACACCTCGGCAGCCGCGGCGACCGCGCTCATGACGACGACCACCCACAGCACCGGGATCAGCTGCCCGGCCAGCGCGCGGGCCCGCTCGAGCGGCGGGCCCGGGCCGTCGTCCGCGAGCGAGTAGCGCCGGCTGATCGCATCCGGGAACTGCGACGGCGCCCGCCACGGCCCCACCGGCAGCCCCCACCGGGGCACGGAGCGGTAGCGGGGCGGGCCGGCGTA
It contains:
- a CDS encoding DUF3817 domain-containing protein, whose translation is MTVASALKAFRISAWVTGVGLLLLTFYAMPAKYLFGDPRPVAMIGMVHGFLYMIYIVCTLILAERCRWKPVFAVVILAAGTIPIASFVAERKVTRKVQAEHLPAAGS
- a CDS encoding cytochrome P450 — translated: MPLFDPADPGFLADPYPAYAELRAAGPVHHHPGLGLPVAVTHAACSAVLRDRGLGRIWADAEPSSELAAFNLLHHNSLLEREGEPHTRLRRLVASAFARGHTERLAPLVRARAEHLVGELVRRVHDGEPADLVELVAEPLPVAVIADLLGVPEDRRAPLRDWSDAIVRMYEPDPGEDGRRAAERASAEFVAMLRDLVAERRASGTTAIPTSGSDLVADLLAVREAARSISDDELVGTAALLLMAGHEATVNVIGNGVYALLEHPDQWRRLLADPGLIPTAVEELIRFDAPLQLFERTAMRDTTIAGHPVPAGTRIGALLGAAGRDPAAFGADADRPDVTRSPNPHLGFGAGVHYCLGAPLARLEIAEVLRALLLRLPDAAAHGTPSRRPRFVMRGWAELRLTR
- a CDS encoding DUF2470 domain-containing protein; amino-acid sequence: MGTTRTRRPPTPAVAERARSLITRGGRAALVGTGEPEPCTPLMHHAWPDGTTDLLLPDDHVVRRHARLAPDGLPVMLELTGTTPVPLAEPVRELMWLLGRLHEPDDRIGRERALRLAEKAPHPNLLDAGRGATLLRLHPSSGVYSDAEGCAPVSPAELAAAAPDPFCTVEQAWLEHLDRAHPDMLSALRRHLPPALRDAAETAGRIRPIGVDRFGMRIRVPVAGGTQDVRLAFSAEAATPAELQKRFTELVGCPVRQA
- a CDS encoding CPBP family intramembrane glutamic endopeptidase, producing the protein MTTTGGRPTLRGWLAPDRPAEPATVTDPRERRLIGLEIAVVLTVTLGLSALRSALSLLEALLAPAPLSDQQVALNAPASTDTWIDLAFQLVRALQLAGWGALAAYLLLRAGFALRRVGLDRRRPGRDTLHAAGLAALIGIPGLGLYLLGRAAGITPDVAPSTLTDAWWRIPVLIVSAAANSWAEEVVMIGYLLTRFRQLGWSENRSALVAALLRGCYHLYQGVGAFAGNVVMGVVFARYWQRSSRLWPLVAAHLLIDVVAFVGYALLVDVLPF
- a CDS encoding DUF5926 family protein: MGKKTRNRATRSEGDNPRRPCPCGSGKRYKVCHGAGDDVIVIRPFEGLAAEPDLVAMREFLPSATAALPVRSGGPVTLASVLPGASAAIVRDNGDILLGMQVQTRSGDLSADLAGALAWARSAEPGSSLPVVGPDRRTGERLQDVLDPETPLEPTVHADFGWWLPGDTPDPEAQAMLERANAVIMPTEAVAAPGVRGAYWVDTGSKAHVRWVRTEDETVLMGALARLSHQGGLELGEGSRYAGSFRAHGLLVPVWDVDREMHSSEWAGPAAEFAKRLDEVLAGLADTPLTDAEHRAREVLAGKQITLR
- a CDS encoding DUF4328 domain-containing protein, giving the protein MPPGPALPPCPRCGRQAPPGSGVFCPWCGRYLAALEWVATPPGPGTAAQPRPPGGPVRYAGPPRYRSVPRWGLPVGPWRAPSQFPDAISRRYSLADDGPGPPLERARALAGQLIPVLWVVVVMSAVAAAAEVWRYGLLLVSRSDALSPVAVGWSDAAVWFGGWSSVAAQVAAGVLTISWSIWAHRAAAARSGTRPWRSRRRIVAGWLVPGWNLVAPGSLLAETEHAALELPPERRPAPSRGLLIWWGLWVASVLLAALSLVWRFRTGTQALADGVVLHAWADVLAAVTAYRTIRVVRWITVLLEPDPPGPRELLVRVAAPGAPAASPPAAPPGPDAPGPAEAAPAHR
- a CDS encoding ferritin, translated to MTDETKFHALLRDQVRSELTASQQYLAVAVWLDGQDLPRLAAHFYAQALEERNHAMSMVQYQLDNDLTATIPAIDAVQNEFTSVEEVVQLALTQEKQVTEQITTLARTARDEGDYLGEQFVQWFLKEQVEEVASMSTLLTIVRRAEGNLFNIEDFVAREMTSEGADPTAPAVAGGRV